A genomic segment from Mucilaginibacter terrenus encodes:
- a CDS encoding metal-dependent transcriptional regulator gives MITLSEENYLKCIYRLWLDKGQKITPTAIAESLGNNPASVVDMIRKLTDKQLISYDKKKGVELTAQGQKDATLIVRRHRLWEVFLLEKLGYHWDEIHDIAEELEHIKDASLADRLDKFLGFPEYDPHGDPIPKANGKMAKRYSVTLTDMKTGTTCRVAAVKDTTSAFLQYLQKLNINIGTRIQLVEKIAYDSSLVISVNDGEPATVSKKFGENILIDQ, from the coding sequence ATGATTACACTGTCAGAAGAAAACTATCTTAAATGTATTTACCGGCTATGGCTGGATAAGGGCCAGAAGATAACACCTACTGCCATAGCAGAATCGCTGGGTAACAATCCTGCCTCGGTAGTGGACATGATCCGTAAGCTTACGGATAAGCAGTTGATCTCCTATGATAAAAAGAAAGGGGTCGAGCTTACTGCACAGGGGCAGAAAGATGCTACATTAATTGTTCGGCGTCACCGGCTTTGGGAAGTTTTTCTGCTGGAAAAGTTAGGCTACCATTGGGACGAGATCCACGATATAGCCGAGGAGCTGGAGCATATTAAAGATGCCTCACTTGCAGACAGGCTGGATAAATTTCTCGGTTTCCCGGAGTACGACCCGCACGGAGACCCTATACCAAAAGCCAATGGTAAAATGGCCAAGCGCTATTCTGTTACGCTTACAGACATGAAGACCGGCACAACATGCCGCGTTGCTGCCGTTAAAGACACCACCAGCGCTTTCCTACAGTATTTGCAAAAACTGAATATCAATATTGGCACCAGGATACAACTTGTAGAAAAAATAGCTTATGATAGCTCTCTCGTTATCAGCGTTAATGATGGAGAGCCTGCAACGGTATCAAAAAAGTTTGGAGAGAATATACTGATAGACCAGTAG
- a CDS encoding transporter, whose product MRYYYLATVLLVCLGFNNAFGQADTIKRYNLTHPVPAGKMKEMETDRPDVTESAYTVEAGHFQVESDLYRHVRNTSDGIRSIENSYHVANYKLGLSAKTDIQLVVPTFVSNTERDVQTGKLLNKKSGFDDITLRFKYNLWGSNGGKTALAVLPFISFPTSSFENNGVQGGVTFPFAAEITSEVKFGSQVSASFVKEDDNKYYNELLYSFTFGRSLFKQVDGFVEAYTTYSTYTKNADFFANGGLVFSVNSNLNIDAGLNYGLNKGTDKVYFIGFSFRH is encoded by the coding sequence ATGAGATACTACTATTTAGCAACAGTATTACTGGTATGCCTCGGTTTTAATAATGCATTTGGACAGGCCGATACGATCAAACGCTATAACCTGACACACCCCGTACCTGCCGGCAAAATGAAAGAAATGGAAACGGACCGGCCCGACGTAACAGAAAGCGCGTACACCGTTGAAGCAGGGCACTTTCAGGTAGAGAGTGACCTCTATCGCCATGTGCGAAACACCAGCGACGGCATCCGTAGTATAGAAAACAGTTACCATGTTGCTAATTATAAGCTCGGCTTATCTGCCAAAACCGATATACAACTTGTGGTGCCAACCTTTGTAAGCAACACAGAACGGGATGTGCAAACGGGTAAGCTATTGAACAAAAAAAGCGGATTTGATGATATTACACTGCGGTTTAAATATAATTTGTGGGGAAGCAATGGCGGCAAAACCGCACTGGCTGTCCTGCCATTTATATCCTTCCCTACCTCGTCTTTTGAAAACAACGGCGTACAGGGTGGTGTAACCTTCCCTTTTGCTGCAGAGATTACCAGCGAAGTTAAGTTTGGCTCACAGGTTAGTGCAAGCTTTGTTAAGGAAGACGATAACAAGTATTATAACGAGCTGCTGTACTCTTTTACTTTCGGGAGGTCGCTTTTCAAGCAGGTAGATGGTTTTGTGGAAGCGTATACTACCTATAGCACATACACTAAAAATGCTGATTTTTTTGCCAATGGTGGGTTGGTTTTTTCGGTAAACAGCAACCTTAACATTGATGCCGGTTTAAATTACGGCTTAAACAAAGGCACAGACAAGGTGTATTTTATTGGATTTTCATTCAGGCACTAA
- a CDS encoding Tex family protein, translating into MEAYNIKIAQELAIGSKQVSATISLLDEGATVPFISRYRKELTGSLDEVQVAAIRDRVQQLRDLDKRREAILKSLTDMGKLTPELEHQVNSAENMVQLEDIYLPYRPKRKTRATTAREKGLQPLADSLLEQKNLNTEQEASKYTDADKGVNTAEEALAGARDIIAEYISEHAETRAKMRQLFTEKGVFESRVAPGKEAEGIKYKDYFEWTEPVKSAPSHRVLAMRRGEKEEILWLDIKPNEEDAIDLLEREFVTANNAASAQVKLAIADGYKRLLKPSMETEIRLQTKKAADEEAIRVFAENARQLLLGAPLGQKRIMAIDPGFRTGCKLVCLDEQGKLLENTAIYPHTGAGQTKEAEKTVRHLFAQYNIEAIAIGNGTAGRETELFVRNLNLPNAVIVMVNESGASIYSASEVAREEFPDKDITVRGAVSIGRRLMDPLAELVKIDPKSIGVGQYQHDVDQNKLQTSLDDTVISCVNAVGVELNTASKQILAYVSGLGPTLAQNIVEYRNTNGAFKRRDQLKKVARLGDKAYEQAAGFLRIRGAENPLDASAVHPERYALVEQMARDNKCTVQDLIRDSQLRKSIPLQRYVSKTVGLPTLNDIMAELAKPGRDPREQFEAFSFTEGVNAISDLKVGMKLPGIVTNITNFGAFVDIGVHQDGLVHLSQITNRYIKDPNEVLKVHQRVEVTVTEVDVNRKRISLSMKENEKREAPAGKPRDNKQPFKPQSKPTRQEPEIDMASKLAALRNKFK; encoded by the coding sequence GTGGAAGCATACAATATCAAAATAGCGCAGGAACTGGCCATTGGCAGCAAGCAGGTAAGCGCAACCATCAGCTTATTAGACGAAGGCGCTACTGTGCCCTTTATCTCCCGTTACCGTAAAGAACTCACGGGCAGCCTGGACGAGGTTCAAGTAGCTGCTATTCGCGATCGGGTGCAGCAACTGCGCGACCTGGATAAACGCAGAGAGGCTATCCTGAAGTCGTTAACAGACATGGGAAAACTAACGCCCGAATTGGAGCACCAGGTAAATTCAGCGGAGAACATGGTGCAGTTGGAGGATATTTACCTGCCGTACCGGCCTAAACGGAAAACCCGTGCAACTACAGCAAGGGAGAAAGGCTTGCAGCCACTTGCGGACTCTTTACTGGAGCAGAAGAACCTTAACACAGAACAGGAGGCGAGTAAATATACTGACGCTGATAAAGGCGTTAATACTGCAGAAGAAGCACTTGCCGGCGCACGCGATATTATTGCAGAATACATTAGTGAACATGCGGAAACACGCGCGAAAATGCGTCAGCTTTTTACAGAAAAAGGCGTGTTCGAGTCGAGGGTGGCACCAGGTAAGGAAGCGGAAGGCATAAAGTACAAGGATTACTTTGAATGGACCGAGCCTGTAAAGTCTGCCCCGTCTCACCGGGTGCTGGCTATGCGCAGGGGAGAAAAAGAAGAGATATTATGGCTGGATATAAAACCAAATGAAGAAGACGCCATAGACCTGCTGGAGCGTGAGTTTGTAACGGCAAACAACGCCGCATCGGCACAGGTGAAGCTGGCAATTGCCGACGGCTATAAACGCCTGCTTAAACCCTCCATGGAAACGGAGATACGCCTGCAAACCAAGAAAGCTGCAGATGAAGAAGCAATAAGGGTGTTTGCCGAAAATGCAAGGCAGTTATTGCTGGGTGCGCCGCTTGGGCAAAAGCGCATTATGGCTATCGACCCGGGTTTCCGCACAGGTTGCAAGCTGGTCTGTTTAGACGAGCAAGGCAAACTGCTGGAGAACACAGCTATTTACCCGCATACGGGTGCAGGGCAAACTAAGGAGGCGGAAAAAACAGTTCGGCATTTATTTGCGCAGTACAACATAGAAGCCATTGCTATTGGTAATGGGACCGCCGGGCGCGAAACAGAGTTGTTTGTAAGAAACCTGAACTTACCCAACGCGGTAATCGTAATGGTGAATGAAAGCGGCGCGTCCATCTACTCGGCTTCTGAGGTTGCGCGGGAAGAGTTCCCAGATAAGGATATAACCGTGCGCGGCGCCGTTTCTATCGGCCGGCGTTTGATGGACCCGTTGGCAGAACTGGTGAAGATAGACCCAAAATCAATAGGGGTAGGGCAGTACCAGCACGATGTGGATCAGAACAAACTACAGACCTCGCTTGATGATACCGTGATCAGTTGCGTAAATGCTGTAGGCGTAGAGCTGAATACTGCTTCAAAGCAAATTTTGGCATATGTGTCTGGCCTTGGGCCAACGCTGGCGCAAAATATAGTGGAATACCGTAATACAAACGGCGCCTTTAAACGTCGCGATCAGCTAAAAAAAGTAGCCCGGCTGGGCGACAAAGCTTACGAACAGGCTGCAGGCTTCCTGCGCATCCGTGGTGCCGAAAATCCGCTTGATGCAAGCGCTGTACACCCGGAGCGCTATGCCCTTGTAGAACAGATGGCAAGGGATAACAAATGTACCGTGCAGGATTTAATACGCGATTCGCAGCTGCGTAAAAGCATACCGCTGCAACGCTACGTTTCGAAGACGGTTGGCTTACCCACATTAAACGACATCATGGCTGAACTTGCCAAGCCCGGACGCGATCCCCGTGAGCAGTTTGAAGCCTTCAGCTTTACGGAAGGCGTAAATGCCATAAGTGATCTTAAGGTAGGGATGAAGCTGCCCGGCATTGTTACCAACATTACCAACTTTGGGGCCTTTGTAGATATTGGTGTGCACCAGGATGGATTGGTACACCTTAGCCAGATAACCAACCGCTACATAAAAGACCCTAACGAGGTGTTGAAAGTGCACCAGCGCGTAGAGGTAACCGTTACCGAGGTAGATGTTAACCGGAAGCGGATTTCTTTATCTATGAAAGAGAACGAAAAACGGGAAGCCCCTGCTGGCAAGCCAAGAGACAATAAGCAACCGTTTAAACCGCAAAGTAAACCAACAAGGCAAGAGCCCGAAATAGATATGGCCAGTAAGCTGGCTGCATTACGCAATAAGTTTAAGTAA
- a CDS encoding DUF5916 domain-containing protein, translating into MKFIFTLLLTVATLTAFSQKPKKTLVATKTETPPKLDGVLDDKVWDNVPVATDFVELQPNAGVHEKAEERTEVKIIYDNNAIYVGARMFETSGDKVAKEIATRDQVGNADFIGVIFDTYKDGINGTGFFVTSANSQFDAKYTPPNSEGNTEDPNWNAVWTSKVHVDEHGWTAEMRIPYSALRFAKKDIQTWGMNLIRKRQRIQQQLFWNEVDPKMNGFINQEGILTGLEKLQPPVRLAFYPYFSTYVNHYPYNTAGVKNTTASVNGGMDVKYGINDAFTLDLTLIPDFGQVQSDNKVLNLTPFEVKYNENRPFFTEGTELFNKGNLFYSRRVGGGPIHSNRAYRGLADGEEVISNPTETKLLNAFKFSGRTSKGLGIGVFNAITNSAFAVVEDKEGNKRQVETSPVANYNIIVLDQNLKNNSAVTFINTNVTRFNKDYSADVGGFVYTLNNKKNTYKLNGYAFMSNIYGPGTPTSTGYSYEVFGGKSSGNFTWSVGQDLVSKNYDQNDLGYMQNSNFLDHNLDLAYTNYKPKHLFTQWGVWTNTYYSRTVTPSIFQYFNQNFGGFGTFKNLWQANINGHYRVEGNDFYEAHQDGQVFKRPENFALNWNLSTNRAKMFSGGFWYSDQWVSNGYKGHGNDLELFFNLRLSNKFSFGEDVTISPRINYTGFATLDNDGRAVFALRNVHTVENIFNLKYTFSGIMGLNLRLRHYWSKVDYRDFFSADKAGYLTGLTSNNFDHNINQNLNLWNIDMIYVWQFTPGSELSLSWKNSTVTSASRVDQGYFENFRDTYNVPKNNNFSLKILYYIDFQSLRKHKG; encoded by the coding sequence ATGAAGTTCATTTTTACCCTACTGCTCACTGTTGCAACTCTTACCGCTTTCTCGCAAAAACCGAAGAAGACACTTGTTGCTACTAAGACCGAGACACCACCTAAATTAGACGGCGTACTTGACGATAAAGTATGGGACAATGTGCCTGTTGCTACAGACTTTGTAGAACTGCAACCTAATGCAGGCGTGCACGAAAAAGCCGAAGAACGTACGGAAGTAAAGATCATATACGATAATAACGCCATTTACGTGGGCGCCCGCATGTTTGAAACATCCGGCGACAAGGTAGCAAAGGAAATTGCCACCCGCGACCAGGTGGGGAATGCTGATTTTATTGGTGTGATATTCGACACTTATAAAGACGGGATCAACGGCACGGGCTTCTTTGTGACATCTGCCAATAGCCAGTTTGATGCGAAATATACTCCACCCAATTCAGAAGGTAATACTGAGGACCCAAATTGGAATGCCGTATGGACCAGCAAGGTTCATGTTGATGAACACGGGTGGACGGCCGAGATGCGCATCCCCTATTCGGCACTGCGCTTTGCAAAAAAGGACATACAGACCTGGGGCATGAACCTTATCCGCAAGCGCCAGCGCATACAGCAACAGCTCTTCTGGAACGAGGTAGACCCAAAAATGAACGGCTTTATTAACCAGGAAGGCATTCTTACAGGTTTAGAAAAGCTACAGCCACCCGTAAGGTTGGCATTTTACCCCTACTTTTCTACCTACGTTAACCACTACCCGTACAACACTGCAGGCGTAAAAAATACAACGGCATCAGTAAACGGCGGGATGGATGTTAAGTACGGCATTAACGACGCCTTTACGCTTGACCTTACCCTGATACCAGACTTTGGCCAGGTACAGTCTGACAATAAGGTGCTTAACCTTACACCTTTTGAGGTAAAGTATAATGAGAACCGGCCATTTTTCACCGAAGGCACGGAACTGTTTAATAAGGGAAATCTTTTTTATTCGCGGCGTGTTGGCGGTGGGCCCATCCATTCCAACAGGGCTTACCGGGGACTGGCTGATGGTGAAGAAGTGATCAGCAATCCGACAGAAACTAAACTCCTCAACGCGTTCAAGTTTTCGGGCCGTACATCAAAAGGGCTAGGCATAGGTGTATTTAACGCAATAACCAACAGCGCTTTTGCCGTTGTAGAAGATAAGGAGGGCAATAAGCGGCAGGTAGAAACAAGCCCGGTGGCCAACTACAACATTATTGTGCTGGATCAGAACTTGAAAAACAATTCGGCAGTAACATTCATCAACACCAACGTTACCCGCTTTAACAAAGATTACAGTGCAGATGTAGGCGGCTTTGTGTACACTCTTAACAATAAAAAGAATACCTATAAGCTAAACGGCTATGCCTTCATGAGCAATATTTACGGGCCGGGCACACCAACCAGTACCGGTTACAGCTATGAGGTATTCGGCGGAAAATCGTCAGGTAATTTCACCTGGAGCGTCGGGCAGGACCTGGTAAGCAAAAACTATGATCAGAACGATCTTGGGTACATGCAAAACAGCAACTTTTTAGACCATAACCTTGATTTAGCGTACACTAATTACAAGCCAAAGCACCTGTTTACACAATGGGGTGTATGGACAAATACTTACTACTCACGCACCGTTACGCCATCCATCTTCCAATACTTTAATCAAAACTTCGGCGGATTTGGAACCTTTAAGAACTTGTGGCAAGCAAACATCAATGGACACTACCGGGTAGAAGGCAACGACTTTTACGAAGCGCACCAGGATGGGCAGGTATTTAAACGCCCCGAAAACTTTGCCCTTAACTGGAACCTTTCTACCAACCGGGCCAAGATGTTTTCAGGAGGTTTCTGGTACTCGGATCAATGGGTCAGCAATGGCTATAAAGGCCATGGCAACGACCTGGAGCTGTTCTTTAACCTGCGCCTGAGCAACAAGTTTTCTTTTGGCGAGGATGTCACCATCAGCCCTCGTATTAACTATACCGGATTTGCCACTTTGGACAACGATGGCCGGGCGGTATTTGCCCTGCGTAATGTGCATACTGTAGAAAACATCTTTAATCTTAAATATACCTTTAGTGGTATTATGGGGCTTAACTTGCGTTTAAGGCATTACTGGAGCAAGGTGGACTACAGAGACTTCTTCAGTGCAGATAAGGCTGGCTATTTAACCGGACTTACTTCTAATAATTTTGATCACAACATTAACCAGAACCTGAACCTCTGGAATATTGATATGATTTATGTGTGGCAGTTCACCCCGGGCAGCGAGCTAAGCTTATCGTGGAAAAACTCAACCGTAACAAGCGCCAGCAGGGTAGACCAGGGTTACTTTGAAAACTTCCGGGACACCTACAACGTCCCTAAAAACAATAACTTTTCGCTTAAAATCCTTTACTACATAGACTTTCAAAGTCTGCGGAAACACAAGGGTTAA